GTCCTCAaaactgggggaaaccccacctccAGTGGGAGCTTGAAAAGTGTAGTACAGCTTGCAttacttttgtccatgcaggttccACAATTCCCAGCAGAGCCTTTGCGGATGGCCAAAGAGTATATTTCCTCTCCTTTTACCAGAAGAAAAGCTGGCTATATCTAGCCCAACGTACAGATTTTCCAATGTTAATATGAGCTGGACTCACATGGTCTATATACAGTGAATTTTCCTGACACACACATGGTAGATACTGATAGCTCTGATAAAGTCAATTTATCTGCTGTGCAGAAGAAGGGAAAGACTGAATAGATTCACTTGTCCCTCACCTCAAAGATGTGATAACCACTACTATTGGTCAGTGAACTGCATGCTTTCCTAGTTAGTTAGAAAGCACTTTTTTTATTCCAAGTAGCACATGTTTGCACATAGTACCAGAAGCTGATGTAATATTAGTAAGTgacagtagtagaagaagaagatattggatttatatccctccctccgcaccaaagagtctcagagcggctcacaatctcctttaccttcctcccccacaacagacaccctgtgaggtgggtggggctggaaagggctctcccagcagctgccctttaaaggacaacctctgccagagctatggcttacccaaggtcatgctagcaggtgcaagtggaggaatggagaatcaaacccagttctcccagaaaagagtccacgcacttaaccactacatcaaactggcgctacaccaaaccactacaccaaacagtcacACATATCCTTTTCCATTTATCTCCAGTCTCCAGCAACATCATGATCAACAAGTCCAGATCTAGAGTCTAGAAGTTTATTCATGGTCAAGACCGGCATTTCACATTTAAACAAGTCCAGATCATTTTAGTATGTAAAAGATGTATATGAAGAACCAATTTGGTGTCATAGTTTGTGTACTGGACCTGAGAAACCTGTCTTCAAATCACCACTTCAAATCACCTCTTTAGGTCAGTGACTTACTTTCAGTCTAATCTacttcacaaagttgttgtgatgACAAAATGAATTCTTCTCACTCATCCAGCCAGGGAAATGGGACCCACTGAACCTTCTGCATTTATACATTTGTCAAATTTCTGCATTTGTACAATTATTAAAGCTTACATGAAGGAGCGTCTTTGCCTCCTGCAGCTTCTCCACTGAATCACATTGCGACTCAGTTAATTTTTGTCCTGCAGACCTGGGAATAAACTTTCTCAGGTCAGAAAAGACCAATATAGGTAGGAGACTTCTTCCCCAACTGTCACTCTTAcaactttagggtttgtagaatctttcgggatcaagtgccgtgttctactggagaaagttttccttccagacgtttcgttctcagctgcggagaacatcctcagtggcgttgcagctggagcaggagctcagaccttcttggctgctgtgcattgagtggggccagggctgctggagagctgctatttgtaggctggagggggtgtgatgaaagggcaattgttttgtggatgtgcctatTGTTTGGTGGggtttcctggaagggtagtaataaggaaactggctgttgaatgtgaccattgttctgtgttaattgctgggaaggttggaaggggtttgaagataaggaagatggttgttgactgtgctgattgttctgtggaacaatcaaccagcaaattccacagaacaatcagcacagtcaacaaccatcttccttatcttcaaaccccttccaaccttcccagcaattaacacagaacaatggtcacattcaacagccagtttccttatcactacccttccaggaagccccaccaaacaatgggcacatccacaaaacaattgccctttcatcacaccccctccagcctacaaatagcagctctccagcagccctggccccactcaatgcacagcagccaagaaggtctgagcgcctgctccggctgcaacgccactgaggatgttctccgcagctgagaacaaaacgtctggaaggaaaactttctccagtagaacacggcacttgatcctgaaagattctacaaaccctaatgatgttaccagccgtgaaaacctgaattctttgataactCTTACAACTCATCTGTCTGACGGCTTTTTCCATAGGAGTCCCACAATGCTTAGCATAGCCTTTCCAGGGGTTAGAGAAGatctccttcctttttcaccagctgGTTGGATACCAACTAACATATTTAATGAGTCCAGGATTGAAGagttttaaagataataaccaatATTTGAATTGAATGTGAATGAAccatctgataaaataaaatgttatttcttACTTTTTTTTACATTCTGTAAGTTTTAAAAAGTAAACTTTAATAAGAAAACTCTGAGGTTGGAATGGAACATAGCTGCCGAGATCATTATGACGTTCATTAGAAACCTCTAGGCTTCTATCCCTTGGGGACAGTTTTCAGTGTTCTGAAAGAGAGTTCTCAAATCAGCCTGTCCATCCTTTAGAGTGGGGGCATTTATGAACTGAGAGTAAAATGGAAGAATTATAATTCCCATTTTCAATCAGAAATGTTgtgaggaaataaaaaaaaaattctacggTTTTCAGTTTTTGCTTTTACCCTTGAACATCAGAATACATAGAAGCCATCGGTTGTGCTTTTTCAATTTCCAGGTAATATTagagcttgttttttttttaagaattagCAATCGAGGCACCTATGGTTAATTGCTTTCTTTTCTATGGTAAGTAAAGCATATAATTTTACAAGGACAAATTCCATGACTCTTAATGTACAACtatatctatctgtctgtttgCTGAGATTGTGAACATCCTGCCTACTTATGTAGCCAGTATACCTTCCCTGCTATTGCATTTAGTTCTGGATCACACCAAAGCTAAGCACTTATATATTTCAGttatctatatatttttttttaaatttcagttaTCTCTATTAACtgttaagcatttttaaaaaatatctccaCTTAAATTCATTAGGAATTTCAATTATTTGACTTTGGCTAGATTTTTCCCAGACAAAAAAAGTTTCATGCCAGCAGCAAGTGCAATTGTTTTCTGATAACCTTATGTTCCTTTAAGTATGTTTTGGATGTTGTCAAAGCTAATTCCATTTATGTGTAATCTAAGGGTGAACAAAAACTACTGGATCTATTTTCATTGTATGATTTCAAACTGTAAAAAAGTTGTACAAATTCTATCAATTCCAAAAGGCAATTAAACTTTCCAGTGTTTAGGAAGTCACTATATAAATGTGTAGCATTTGCTGAATTGTGccaaattaaacattaattagGTTGTTGGATTCAAATTTTCCTACCAAAATCCAACTTCTTTTCCCCTTTGGGTACTGAAACATTCTCGAGTTTACTCAGTCCACATAAACCCTTTTTGTAGGGTCCCCTCCTTTGACAAATTTACAGTTGTGggggatttttttaaatgtgtgaaGAGCCCTAACTGTTCTGTGAGTGGCCTTTCCCCCCAGAAATTGAACATTATCAAAATGGGGGCATGGGAATGAGCTAGTGCCTTTACTGCTATTTATTCACAAATTGGACACCTGCGAAGGGGCACAGAGATTTTGGAAGTACCTCCCACCCTTCAAAATCTTTCCCTCATGAACACTTTGAGATTTCAGGATCTCAAAAACTGATTCTTCTGGGGTTTTTTAAACTGACTCTCACAATTGCCTCATCATCCAGTTACCCTTGGTctctcaatggctactagccatgatgaatAAAGGGGAGTAAAGAGGAAGCAGACTTCTAAATACCAGTGGTCAACAGACATCATCAAGGGAAGTCCTTCTCTTTTAGTTTATCCTGCAGGGCAACTGGTTAGGCtcctatgtgaaacaggatgctggactagggaCCACTGGTGTCATCCAGCAGGTTTTTCTTCTTATGTTAACATTCTGACCCATCAGAAGATGATTTACTATTaatcttttttaaatttattttggttATTTTACAAAATCatatttttcagcatagcttttGGCAATCTAACTCTTGCTTGTGAGTGgcctgtttttgcagctttcattGGCCACGTAAGATCAGGCAGTTTACTCTTAGATGGAGAAATGTTGTACTTATCAAGGTTAACTAAATCTCAGAGGTTTTAAGTGTCCACATTCTCAAAATATTATGTGTAACTTCATCCAAAAAGATCTTAATGCTGTTTTTTTGCAGTGAGCTCTTCAGAGCAGGTGGACTGTAGGGGTAACTTAGAAAGCATCCAGGGAAAGAAATATTGGTGTGTATGAAGGCTGCTTTAGAACCAGCTTTTGTGGGTTCTACACCCATAGTACCCTGTTGCCTAAGAATGTGTAATGAGTAGAGTATTCTTGGGCATTTGGGCATTTGGATATtataaactctctctctctgtatttgtatttgtgtttgtgtgtttagtTTCATATCTGATAAATTTACTGACAAAAAGGGGGTTTTGCTTACACATgggggtttttggggggagggaagagattaactttaaatggattaAACACAAGTAATATTTTTGTTAAagggccccatggcacagagtggtagagctgtagtactgcagtcctaagctctgctcacgacctgagttcgatcccagcggaagctgggttcaggtagccggctcaaggttgactcagtcttccatccttccaaggtcagtaaaatgagtacccagcttgctggggggaaagtgtagatgactggggaaggcaatggcaaacaaccccataaaaagtttgctgtgaaaatgttgtgaaagcaacgtcaacccagaatcggaaacgactggtgcacaggggactaactttacctttaatatttttgttGCAAAAAGTCTCTGGActgcagaaaattaaaaaaaaaaaacaaatgctaAATTAACTGTCATCATTTCTTCATTCAATTTATTAACAAAAACTACCCCTTTTCTGCTATCTGCTTCTTCCAGATGAAGAAAATCATTTCACCAAAACCAACCAACTTTACCGGAGTGACTGAATTTGTCCTTCTGGGTTTAACCAATCATCTTGAACTGCAGGTGTTGTTGTTCATTGTATTTCTCTTGGTATACATAATCATAATGGTGGGTAATTTGCTAATTTTCATTATGATCCTTGTAGACCCATCTCTTTACACACCAATGTATTTCTTTCTCAAGGTTCTCTCCTTCTTGGACATCTGCTACTCTTCAGTTACCCTCCCCAAAATGCTAGTGAATTTCCTGTCTGAGGACAAGAGAATTTCCTATATTGGCTGTGCTACTCAAATGTTCTTCCTGCTTTTCCTAGGGGCTTCAGAATGCTTCCTCTTGGCAGCTATGGCCTATGATCGGTATGTAGCCATATGCAAACCACTGATGTACATGACCATCATGAACGAGAAATTTTGCCTTTCACTAACAGTTCTGTCATGGTTCTTTGGCAATTTGGTATCTTTGCTTCAGACAGTTTGGGTTTTTACTCTGCCATTTTGTGGATCAGATAAAATCAACTATTTTTTCTGTGATATACCGCCCCTCATCAAACTTTCTTGCATTGACACTTCTTCATATGAGATGCAGCTCTTTACAGCAACAATCCTAGTTATTTTGACACCCTTTTCCTTCATTGTTGTGTCCTACCTTCTGATTatttacaacattttaaaaatggcaacAGTGGAAGGCCGTCAGAAAGCCTTCTCCACCTGCTCTTCACATCTCTTGGTGGTGACTTTGTACTATGGGAGTGGCAGCTTGGTCTACCTAAAGCCCAAATCCATTCATTCACAGGACAGTAACAAAGTGTTGGCTTTGATGTACACTGTCATCACCCCCATGTTGAACCCAATTATTTACAGTCTAAGGAACAAAGAGATCAGTGAGGCAATGAAGAGGATGGTGAACAAGGCAAAGAATCGAAAAATACTTTTCCATGGGACATAGGTTATtgattatggttgttttgtataaTGTTAAGCTGGTGATATTTTTAAGTGCTATACAATTCCCAAAGTTCAAACAAGCATGAATATCCAGTTCATTTAGATACATTGGCTTGTATCCTACCATGCTGCTTAgtaaagtttgaagccttcctctggCATAAGGAGTCCTTAGAATTGAGAAAGTCACAAAAGCTGGAGGGAAATTCCTTTGGGAAACTTCTGTCTTTGCTGTGTAGAGTGATAGGATTCATATGCTCCCATTCGCCTTTCCAAAGTAGAAGTCAAATTCTTACCATTCAAGGACAGTAGCTGCCTTTACCACTTATCCCTATTTATTTTAAGAGACCAGGTCCCaaggagaaaatggctcttttggAAGATGACCTCTAtgttgaggtcccacccctccaaaccccactctcctgagtttccatccccagatctgcaggaattccccaacctgaagttggcaacctcaCTACATACTGGGTGAGCAAAAAGGAGGAGGTAATATCAAAGTCCTCAAAAGACTTGTTTCTGATTGTTATAGCCCACCTTGCCTTTGCAAAGAAAGTAGGGATTTGGAGGCAGGGATTAATTGGTGGGCTTCAGGGTGCCCAGTTTTGAATTGGACATCCAGTATTTGCCATTTTTGTCCAGtaaataaacttaaaataaaaaggggAGGCCACCACTGCAAAAccaggaagaaaaaaattgtgcagagcagagcttttttgtagcaggaactcctttgcatattaggccacactcccctgatgtagccaatcctccaggaacatACAGGGATCTTTTACAGGGCCTatttaagctcttggaagattggctacatcaggggtgtgtggcctaatatgcaaaggagttcctgctacaaaaaaaagccctggtgcagaGAGAAATGGAATATTTGCTCCAATGTATGTCTGGGAACAGAATAAAGAAGATGGAGCTGCATAAAAAACATGTTGGGGCTGTTTAAACATTGAATATTCTGTATCATATCCTTCTGCATCATTTTTCTTCTGCATATATTGAAATGCTATTATATTAGGTAATATTCACAACAAGAGAATTTGGCAAAAAAAAGGCATATAAAAACAATGTGATGAGATCCCCTACTTCTCAGAGTTCCAAAAGACTGGTTCGGAAAACTCAAATATCAATCCACTTAGCGGTGTGTATTCAATAGATCCGCAAAGTACAGTCCACTGAGTCCCCAAAGCCAAGTCCAAATGAGGTTCCACAGTCAAGCTTCTTGTTTCATTGTTATGTATTTTGTCAATGGACAATATTCTTGTACACTGTTTATCAGACCTTCAAGCAATGTCCAGAACAAAAGACTGAATTGTCAAACTCTGGCTCCGGCAGAAGTCAAATAAGCAAATAATTTAACTCAGAGGACAAAGATTAACTGTGTAAGGATACAATATTACACAGAATTTGGAATGGAAAGGTCTTAAGAGAGCCAGTGTAGTAtcatggttagagtgctggagtAGAATCCagaaaacccaggttcaaatttccactctaCCATGAAAAtttcctgggtgaccttgttCCTTTCTGAAGTACTGTGGGTTATAATAGTATAAAATCTTACAATACCAGAATTTCATCATGTATCCTCATTGGATGCTTCTTTCATTCTAATTAATATATTTCATTGCACATATGGTAAAAAAGTCTCTTGAGCCAAGTGTGTAAGGAAATTTTCAGCAGATGTGAAGGGCAAATTTACTGATCTGAAATGTACAATACACATAAAAATCAAACCCATcaaagcatttattttattttatagaagaagaagaagatgatgatgatgatattggatttatatcctgtcctatactctgaatctcagagtctcagagtggtcacaatctcctttacctccccccccccgccacaacagacaccctgtgaggtgggtggggctgagtgaaatcttacagcagttgccctttcaaggacaactcctacaagagctatggctgactaaaggccattccagcagcttgtagtggaggagtggggaaacaaacccagttctcccagttaagagtccgcacattatAATTTCCTTTCCACCCATTTCAGGGTCTCAAAGGTGATGAACACTTACAAAAATTAAACAAGATACAACATAGCTGTCACCAAATACAAACATTTCCAGTAATATATCTGGtttaggggaaaaaaattacTGAAGCCATGAGCTTGAATCTTGCCTGGACCACTTGTATGGGAGGCAACAAGGTACTTATATGGATTGTCCCAGATTTACTCTCTGAGATAGATAATAAGACCTCAGCTAGTAGATACTGGAAAATACTCTTCTCTCCCTGAAACTCTGAAGAGTTGCTGCCATTCAGAATAAACAATACCAAATTAGGTGGACCAATTGCATGACTTACTGTAAGGTGGCCTTAAGGATGTATATAAAATGtttataaattatttaaatatgtatttatttatttctgtacatttatatcCTTCTCCTCCCGAAACAGCTTGGAGCAGCTTCCGACAATATTAAAATCACAACAATAAATACAGTAAAAATAATTACATATCAGTAAAATCATATACTATACTATAAAACAGGCATCATATTCAACAGACTACAGTCAATAAAATTATTGTTTAttcaatgtttataaatgaaaatagtATGTAAAATATACATGAGATAGATAATTCATCTCTATCTAATGGTTGGACACTAAGGTTAtttgccctcccttcccccccagggACATGTTACACTTGAGCTTAGATAGCCCAAACAACTCTTGGGGCATTACC
The sequence above is a segment of the Heteronotia binoei isolate CCM8104 ecotype False Entrance Well chromosome 15, APGP_CSIRO_Hbin_v1, whole genome shotgun sequence genome. Coding sequences within it:
- the LOC132583551 gene encoding olfactory receptor 10A7-like, with amino-acid sequence MKKIISPKPTNFTGVTEFVLLGLTNHLELQVLLFIVFLLVYIIIMVGNLLIFIMILVDPSLYTPMYFFLKVLSFLDICYSSVTLPKMLVNFLSEDKRISYIGCATQMFFLLFLGASECFLLAAMAYDRYVAICKPLMYMTIMNEKFCLSLTVLSWFFGNLVSLLQTVWVFTLPFCGSDKINYFFCDIPPLIKLSCIDTSSYEMQLFTATILVILTPFSFIVVSYLLIIYNILKMATVEGRQKAFSTCSSHLLVVTLYYGSGSLVYLKPKSIHSQDSNKVLALMYTVITPMLNPIIYSLRNKEISEAMKRMVNKAKNRKILFHGT